In Sphingobacterium sp. SRCM116780, the genomic stretch TTCTGATGAGGTGTACGATACAGCCATAACTGTATTAGGACAGCAATATACGACAGAAGTAATGATGGCAATCATTGCGATGAATGCTTGGAATCGTGTTGGGATAACAACTGGAAGAGAACCTGAATAACCATCTGATGAACATATAAAATGAATAGCATCCAGGATCTCGACCTTATTAGTTGACTTTCACAGGCTTTGTCCTTTCAGAAATACCATTTTCATTAAATGATTCTATCGAAAAGTAATAAGATTGGTCTGTGGTTAGACTTTTTAATTCAAGTGAGTTATCCTCATAAACCATCCACGAATTATAGAGCTTATCAGGAGCAATACCCCAAAGGATATTATACCCTTGCGTACCTGGCTGTTTATCCCAGGTAATTTTGGCATCTCTGCGATCCGTATGACGGTTTACAGTGAAGTGGCTGATTTTTGCAGGAACTTTTCCATTGCCAATTCCAAATACCCGTAAGCCAGAAATGGCAAGGTGAGGAGTTGGGACATGAATGTTTTTATATCGGACATATCGGACTGTTTCAGCATCTTTCAGTTCCACATAATCGTTTGGTACATCTTTATAGCTATTTGCTCTGTCAATAAGTGTACGCCATATTTTTCCATCAACGGAACCTTCAATCAGATAGCGGTGATATAGCCCATCTATTCTTCCATAAAGATTTGATTTATAATCATGGTAATTTACCTGGATGGCATATACCTTTCCTGGTTTCTGCAAATCGATCTCTATCCATTGCTTATCGTCATTTCCTTCAGCCAGCCAAAATGTTTTTACACTTTCATCCGTAATATTAGCAGGTTTAAAATCTTCTTTAAAAGAAGATGCCTTTACAGGCTTATTATAAGATAACAGCATCCAGCCTCTAAAATCACCTTGTTTGTCTGGCACGGTCGGAGCAAAATGTGGGTAATCTCCAAAAGATGTATTGGAATACATCAGTCCATCTTTATCGAAATAAGTTGGAAACATCGCTAGACGTCTTTCCCATCCGATATTTGCAGAAACAGCCATCGAAGCAAAATGCCAGTAGGTATCCTGTGGACCAATCACCGTACTACCATGTCCTGCTCCATTCATAAATCCTCCAGGTTTATAAAAAACAGGGTTATTAGGGGCATAATGATAAGGTCCTAATGAAGAGTCACTCATGTATACACCATCACCATAAACATTAAATTCTGTACCTGGAGCAGCATATTGCATATAGTACTTATTGTTATGTTTAGTTAACCATGGCCCTTCAATATATCCTCCCAACACCGTATCCGCATGGTTCTCACCAAAACGTTCCCAGCCATGTTTTTTACCATCCAGGTTAAATAGCTCAAAGGTCTCGTCCGATGGACGGAAACGGAGATCTTTATTTAAGGTTTTTGCCCTGATCGGAAATGTATTGGAAGAACCCCAAAACATATAAGCCTGTCCATCATCATCAATAAATAAATCAGGATCCTGAAGGTCATTTAAAATACCAGGTACAGCTTTCCAAT encodes the following:
- a CDS encoding family 43 glycosylhydrolase codes for the protein MNKLIAILPFLILLGLCNRSHLQAQTTQMSTYCNPINVDYTYMIYNAHKDISYRSGADPAVVKFRNEYYMFVTRSMGYWHSTDLLNWNFITPEKWYFQGSNAPAAHNYKDSVLYVAGDPSGSMSILYTDNPKKGDWKAVPGILNDLQDPDLFIDDDGQAYMFWGSSNTFPIRAKTLNKDLRFRPSDETFELFNLDGKKHGWERFGENHADTVLGGYIEGPWLTKHNNKYYMQYAAPGTEFNVYGDGVYMSDSSLGPYHYAPNNPVFYKPGGFMNGAGHGSTVIGPQDTYWHFASMAVSANIGWERRLAMFPTYFDKDGLMYSNTSFGDYPHFAPTVPDKQGDFRGWMLLSYNKPVKASSFKEDFKPANITDESVKTFWLAEGNDDKQWIEIDLQKPGKVYAIQVNYHDYKSNLYGRIDGLYHRYLIEGSVDGKIWRTLIDRANSYKDVPNDYVELKDAETVRYVRYKNIHVPTPHLAISGLRVFGIGNGKVPAKISHFTVNRHTDRRDAKITWDKQPGTQGYNILWGIAPDKLYNSWMVYEDNSLELKSLTTDQSYYFSIESFNENGISERTKPVKVN